Proteins co-encoded in one Actinomadura luteofluorescens genomic window:
- a CDS encoding Crp/Fnr family transcriptional regulator — translation MQTTRFWDALTPRAQEALRRAGAPVVIRPGAFLTREHTRAAQVFVLRSGAVKVWVDRDGETAILDVLGPGDLVGELEAVDGGTRHANAEALTRVEALVLPAARFRGVLDDQPGSVWAVAAVLAERLRDANGLRVAHFPDDPERRLAGRLLRLAARFGAPVKRERPDGVTEEGVLVQVPVTQQDLGRWAGMGRRKVAQILAAEPVRGRVTVARSAIAVHSADALHRLAGDDPP, via the coding sequence ATGCAGACCACCCGGTTCTGGGACGCGCTGACCCCCCGCGCCCAGGAGGCCCTGCGGCGGGCGGGCGCCCCGGTGGTGATCAGGCCCGGCGCGTTCCTGACGCGCGAGCACACCCGCGCGGCCCAGGTCTTCGTCCTGCGGTCCGGGGCGGTGAAGGTCTGGGTGGACCGGGACGGCGAGACCGCCATCCTCGACGTCCTCGGCCCCGGCGACCTGGTGGGGGAGCTGGAGGCGGTGGACGGCGGGACCCGGCACGCCAACGCCGAGGCGCTGACGCGGGTCGAGGCCCTGGTGCTGCCCGCCGCGCGCTTCCGCGGCGTCCTGGACGACCAGCCCGGTTCGGTGTGGGCCGTCGCCGCCGTCCTCGCCGAGCGGCTCCGCGACGCCAACGGACTGCGCGTCGCCCACTTCCCCGACGACCCCGAGCGCCGCCTCGCCGGCCGCCTGCTGCGCCTGGCGGCGCGGTTCGGCGCACCGGTCAAGCGGGAGCGCCCGGACGGCGTGACGGAGGAGGGCGTCCTCGTCCAGGTCCCGGTCACCCAGCAGGATCTCGGCCGCTGGGCCGGCATGGGCCGCCGCAAGGTCGCGCAGATCCTCGCGGCCGAGCCCGTGCGCGGCCGCGTGACCGTCGCCCGGAGCGCGATCGCCGTCCACTCCGCGGACGCCCTGCACCGGCTGGCCGGCGACGACCCTCCCTAG